In a single window of the Deinococcus aetherius genome:
- a CDS encoding DUF1330 domain-containing protein produces MTVYIIGLIDVQDPEGYPTYSRQVSVTLEPHGGQFLVRGGQPEALEGTAPERVVVLAFPSAEHARAWYESEGYSRIRPLRQEMATGQLILAHGVDAPS; encoded by the coding sequence GTGACCGTCTACATCATCGGCCTGATCGACGTGCAGGACCCCGAGGGTTACCCCACCTACTCGCGCCAAGTATCCGTGACCCTCGAACCTCACGGCGGCCAGTTCCTCGTGCGGGGCGGTCAGCCTGAGGCGCTGGAGGGCACGGCGCCGGAGCGGGTGGTGGTCCTCGCCTTTCCCTCCGCCGAGCACGCCCGCGCCTGGTACGAGTCCGAAGGGTACAGCCGCATCCGTCCCCTGCGGCAGGAGATGGCGACCGGCCAGCTCATCCTGGCCCACGGGGTAGACGCGCCTTCCTAA
- a CDS encoding 2-isopropylmalate synthase yields the protein MTQQPTDLRRIHIFDTTLRDGEQSPGVALNHAQKLEIAHQLARLGVDVIEAGFPITSDGDFECVSRISREVRGPVICGLARTARADIERAARALEAAARSRIHVFTSASTIQIEHMLRKTPEQVIESSVGAVRLARQFTDDVEFSGQDVMRADFDFVVRLYRAAIEAGATVINIPDTVGYGTPQEYGALIARVRDEIVGGRPVEISTHCHDDLGMATANALAAVENGATQIECTVNGIGERAGNTSLEEVVMAIHTRRDHYQAQTGIHTREINRVSRLVSRLTGMPVQPNKAIVGENAFAHESGIHQDGVLKHKETYEIMNAELVGREAAVMVMGKHSGRAAFRKALADLGYLTDGTNDFGLNDEALGVLFTRFKELADRKGQIYADDLRALVEAGAEVAQTFHLASLQVLSGTHVTPTATVRLETPDGLREAASTGDGPVAAAMNAISQATGITPELETYRLQSVTRGNEALGEVSAGVRFGGLTVMGIGLATDVVEASARAWLHAINQIVAGVGKSRLESETTV from the coding sequence ATGACCCAGCAACCCACCGACCTGCGGCGCATCCACATCTTCGACACCACCCTGCGTGACGGGGAGCAGTCACCGGGCGTGGCGCTGAACCACGCGCAGAAGCTGGAAATCGCGCACCAACTCGCCCGGCTGGGGGTGGACGTGATCGAGGCGGGGTTTCCCATCACCAGCGACGGGGACTTCGAGTGCGTCTCCCGGATCTCGCGCGAGGTGCGCGGCCCGGTGATCTGCGGGCTGGCGCGCACGGCGCGGGCGGACATCGAGCGGGCGGCGCGGGCGCTGGAGGCGGCGGCCCGGTCCCGCATCCACGTCTTCACCTCGGCCAGCACCATTCAGATCGAGCACATGCTGCGCAAGACGCCCGAGCAGGTCATCGAGTCGAGCGTGGGGGCCGTTCGCCTGGCACGGCAGTTCACCGACGACGTGGAGTTCAGCGGCCAGGACGTGATGCGGGCGGACTTCGATTTCGTGGTCCGGCTGTACCGCGCGGCCATCGAGGCGGGCGCGACCGTCATCAACATTCCCGACACCGTGGGGTACGGCACGCCGCAGGAGTACGGCGCCCTGATCGCGCGCGTACGCGACGAGATCGTGGGGGGACGGCCGGTGGAGATCAGCACGCACTGCCACGACGACCTGGGCATGGCGACCGCGAACGCGCTGGCGGCGGTCGAGAACGGGGCTACCCAGATCGAATGTACCGTCAACGGGATCGGGGAGCGCGCCGGGAACACCTCGCTGGAAGAGGTCGTGATGGCGATTCACACCCGCCGCGACCACTACCAGGCGCAGACCGGAATTCATACCCGCGAGATCAACCGGGTGTCGCGCCTGGTCTCGCGCCTGACCGGGATGCCCGTGCAGCCCAACAAGGCCATCGTGGGGGAAAATGCCTTCGCGCACGAGAGCGGGATTCATCAAGACGGCGTGCTCAAGCACAAGGAAACGTACGAGATCATGAACGCCGAACTCGTGGGGCGCGAGGCGGCGGTCATGGTCATGGGCAAGCACAGCGGGCGCGCTGCCTTCCGCAAGGCGCTGGCGGACCTGGGATACCTCACCGATGGGACGAACGACTTCGGCCTGAACGACGAGGCGCTGGGCGTGCTGTTCACCCGTTTCAAGGAACTCGCCGACCGCAAGGGCCAGATCTACGCCGACGACCTGCGTGCCCTGGTGGAGGCCGGGGCCGAGGTCGCGCAGACCTTCCACCTCGCCAGCCTGCAAGTCCTGAGCGGCACCCACGTCACGCCGACCGCGACCGTGCGGCTGGAAACCCCGGACGGCCTGCGCGAGGCGGCCTCGACCGGGGACGGCCCGGTGGCCGCCGCCATGAACGCGATCTCCCAGGCCACCGGCATCACGCCGGAGCTGGAGACGTACCGCCTGCAAAGCGTCACGCGCGGCAACGAGGCGCTGGGCGAGGTCAGCGCGGGCGTGCGCTTCGGCGGCCTCACCGTTATGGGCATCGGCCTGGCGACCGACGTGGTGGAGGCGAGTGCGCGGGCCTGGCTGCACGCCATCAATCAGATCGTCGCAGGCGTGGGCAAGAGCCGACTGGAGAGCGAGACGACGGTGTGA